The Streptomyces sp. NBC_01142 genomic interval GTTGACTCTGGTGCTGATGCATGGAACCCGAACAGTCCACTACCAGCGCGACGTGATTCACCTTGTGCTGGATCTTGTTGGCGGACACGTTTCTGCTCCTTCTCCGAGGCTCCCCGAGTGATGCCTTCACACTATGGGGAGGCACTGACAACGGAGCTTGACGGACGATCACCCACCTGCCCCGCGGCAGACCGCGGGCGGGAGGCAGCGGTGAGAGCCAGACGCCCGTGCTCCGAGCCCACGGCTCCGCTACAGCGAGACCGATTCGCTCGGGCGCTCCTCGTGGTCCCGATCCGCGACGGTCAGCTTGCACCGGCCGTCCTCGCAGGTGTGCTGCAGGCGGCCCCGCGAGATGGTCTGCATCAGGCCGATGGTCCAGCACATCGGGCAGCCGCGCAGTGCCAGTACGCCGACCGGCAGGAGCAGCAGGCTGACCGGACCGGCGGTCGGGATGAACGCGACCGAGCCGATCAGGCTGCCGAAGCCGATCACGCCCCGGACCAGGTGGCGGGGCAGGGACGAACTCGCGAAGTCAGGGCCGTCGGCTTTGGTTGTCGTCATGGGTATCTCCAGGCGCAGGTTCGGGTGTGGCACGGAGGGACTGCTGAACCGCGGTGCGGGCGCGGTGCAGACGCGATTTCATCGCGGCGGTACTGAGGCCGAGCGCCTCGGCGACCATTCGTCCGCTGTGGCCCTGGATGTCCCGCATGATCAGCACGCGGCGCTGCTCGGCCGGCAGAGCGGCGATGGCGGCCGCCACCTGGCCCGCTTCGATGCGCTGCAGAACCACTTCCTCGGCCGAGCGCACGGCGGCATCCGGCAGGGGTGCGTGTGCCCGCGTCGTCCGCGCGCGCCGCAGGCACTCGTTGCGGACGATGCGAAACATCCACGACGCCAGCGCGCCGGACGCCCGTAGCATCCCGATCTTGCGATAG includes:
- a CDS encoding RNA polymerase sigma factor; the encoded protein is MADSSWPGEQLIVAAQRGDVDSITALVSGSHPNVQRFARSLCATPEDAEDAAQEALIILYRKIGMLRASGALASWMFRIVRNECLRRARTTRAHAPLPDAAVRSAEEVVLQRIEAGQVAAAIAALPAEQRRVLIMRDIQGHSGRMVAEALGLSTAAMKSRLHRARTAVQQSLRATPEPAPGDTHDDNQSRRP